A part of Syngnathoides biaculeatus isolate LvHL_M chromosome 21, ASM1980259v1, whole genome shotgun sequence genomic DNA contains:
- the LOC133494586 gene encoding liver-expressed antimicrobial peptide 2-like gives MMQVEGPVQMRRTSVCLLLVVLVLVLSQQVRPSPVPSPGSAHKRLARMSPLWRIMNSKPFGAFCQNNYECATGLCREGHCSAHQRPPSETLYD, from the exons ATGATGCAGGTGGAAGGTCCCGTCCAGATGCGGAGAACTTCGGTATGCCTCCTGCTGGTGGTGCTGGTTCTGGTTCTGTCCCAGCAG GTACGTCCCTCCCCGGTGCCGAGTCCAGGTTCGGCGCACAAGAGGCTGGCCCGCATGAGCCCGCTGTGGAGGATCATGAACAGCAAACCTTTCGGTGCTTTTTGCCAGAACAACTACGAATGCGCCACTGGACTGTGCAG GGAGGGACACTGCTCCGCCCACCAGCGCCCACCCTCCGAGACCCTCTACGACTAG